The genomic segment AAAGTAAAAAATTATCACCAAATTGGAGAAGAGTTACCTGATTGGAATTACACAATGCTCACTCACGTTATGATCTAATCTGTAATATAGTTTGGCTTGACAATTTCACGCACACatataaattatgtatatatatagaaaaaaaaaaagcTCATAAATGCTTAGGGTTGGGAAAACGAGCTGTCCGGCCCTGACCAGCCCGGGCCCGGCCGGGCTCGGTCGGAAAACGATCCGAGCCGAGCCGGGCCTCAAAATTTTCCGATCTTCAAAATCGAGGCCCGAGTCCGGCCCGCTTCCGATCCCGAGCCGATCCCGGACAGCccgttttaaatttaaaaaaaaataaaaaaagattaTAAAATTCAAATACATGTTTCACAGTTTACAGTTAAACTTTCAGATCCCGAGCCAAATTGCCAATATTTCACAGTTTACATAAGTAACATAATCAATAAAGTGAATAGACAATAGTTAGAATCCACTACTTTCTTCATCTCCATGCAACTCAATTACATTTAGCCCTCGACAGAAGAGGCAGCCGGCTCaaaaactttcatcacatcaatTTCGTCTACAAAACAAATCAATACAATTGATCAATTCCACTCCAGTGATAGCAACATAACAGTATTTAAACATACTTACCAACAGTAGGCTCATAGCCATGAAGCCAATTACGTGTGCAAATCAAAGCTTGCACGTTTGTCGGAAGGAGAGAATTTCGATACTTATTCAGAACTCTACCACCAATACTGAATGTTGATTCCGATGCCACAGTGGTAATCGGAATGCTCAATACATCACAAGCCATTCTGGTCAATTCAGGAAACCTAGTTGCACGATCTTTCCAATAAGCTAAAACATCgagattttcataatcttgataaTTCAATCGTGGCTCCTCTAAATACTTATCCAATTGAGATTTTTCAGATTGAGAATCAATACGACTGCTAAGGCACTTCATATCctattaagtttattaataattaGCTAAAATAATCGATTTATTAATAATTTAACTAGAACAACAGTTAAGAAACTTACATTAGACACGCTGCGAGAATTAGAATTCTCTCCACTTCCATAACTTGCAGTCCTGAATATTGTGCGATGATGATCCTGTGATTGTGGTAGAATATTAATCTCAGCCGCATCCTTCATGTACTCCGCAAATAGCATCTTCAAATTCTCCATCACTCTTTCCACTTTCACATTAGCATTTATTGGATCAATTTCTTCAAAACATACCTTGCAAAAAAAGAACAAAAAGAAAAGACAGTGTAATAGAATTAGTAATAGAACGTGTAATAGAATTAGTAATAGAAAAGACAGTGTAACAAAAAGAaaacatacctgtaccaattcaagCTTCATGCGAGGATCAAGAATAGATCCAAGAGAAAGAATCTCGCTGTATTCTTCCCAATACTTATCAAACTTCTCTTGCATTATCTAAATCATGACCTTTATTGTAGGATCTTCATTGCTCTTATATTTCACTAAAAGAGACTCTATCTTCCAAACTTGACTGAAATACACGTTACATGTCGGGTAGGCAGAACCAGAAATCAAAACTGTCATGTCATAAAATGGAcgcaacaattcacaatagttttcCCCTCTAGTCCACTCAGCCTCATTAGGACACCACTTGTAGTTAGGATCATGAGCCTTTAGGAAATTAAAGGCTCTCTTATACTTCAAGGTACTTTCAAGCATCAAGAAAGTTGAATTCCAGCGAGTCACTACATCAAGAGACAAGTATACACCACCCTCAATACCAGCATTCTTTACTTGCTCAGCAAATACCCGTTTCCTACCATCAGATGCCTTGACATACTTGACACTCTCCCTGATTTTCATAATAGCTTCTTTGGCAGCACTCAAATTTAAACCATCTTGTACGATCAAATTCAGAATATGGGCACAACATCGTATATGAAAAAATTTTCCCTTACACGGCAAACCATCAAGCAATACAAGTGAATCTTTAAGCTTATCTTGCATGTTATCATTCGATGAAGCATTGTCTAATGTTATCGAGAATATCTTTCGCTCAATTCCCCAATCAGTTAAAACATCAAATACTTTTTGAGACAACATTTGACCGGAATGTGGAGGAGGAAAACTAGCAAATGCCAATATGTGACTATGTAACTTGAAGTTATTGTCAACAAAATGCACAGTGATAGCAATATAACCTTCAGCAGTACAAGCAGTCCAAACATCATATGTCAAACAGATTCTACCTTTAATATTCAGCATAGTTTGTTTTAGTTTAGCTTTTTCTACAAGATATATTTTCCAACAATCAGAGGATACTGTTTTCCTAGTTATATGTTGTACATCCGGATTCAAATACTTAAAGAGTTCTATtacagcactatactcaacaaatgaGAAAGACAGATCATGCCGGATGATTGACATGGCCAATTTTTCACGAAAAACAGATTGAGAAATCTTTCTGCTCTTAACTCTACCCTCTTGATCCATAAACATGTCAGGCAGCCTACCaaattttgagtgatataatttgcAAGATTTCATATGACGTTTAAGGGTTGATGTTCCATAGTTAGATCATCCACCAATTAATTTAGCTAAACAACCCCTACACTGTGACTTAAACTTGAGCTTATTATTGTCATTTTCATCAGGTTCTTCCCCAATTCTAATAAAACAATCCCATACCTCTGACCTCAAGCGTTTTGAAGTTCCACCAGTAGAAGGTCCATTCGGTAAGTGGACAACATCATCATCAGATTCAGCACCTGCACTGAATATCCTACTCTGCTCATCGATACTATCTTGATGTGCGTTCGTTCCTCGATCACCACTTAACGTATTGGCCTCAGAATCCATTCTACAGAGTACAGAAAATTACATTCGCATTTTAGAGAAGAAAATGTACTGAAGCATCCAACAATCAACAATGGAACAAAATACAGAGATTAATTaaggtaattaattaattaatcaattcAGAGATGAGAGGAGAACTCAAACAGCCAGCCCCACCATAGTATTAAATTCTTTTATTGGAAAGAAAAACAACAAGAAGCTAATTAACATGTCATGTTCATCATGGTAGATAGTTAATTATTTCACAATCCTGTGTATTTACATTGTACTTTAACTATAAAATTAGGATTATAGACCAATATGGGGTGGCCTATCCCCGTAACTAATTTCTTTTTTATCTTTTCAATTCATGTTGTAGCAGGAAAAAAATGATTATATCCCCTTAAAAACAATCacaatattttgtcaaaaaaataaaaataaaatcacaATCACTAGCAGGTAGTCACAAAAAATGATACGAAAAGGAGATAATAAGCCAATATCTGAGTGGAATATTCAATATTGGATAAGGATTTTTCATTTTGTG from the Rutidosis leptorrhynchoides isolate AG116_Rl617_1_P2 unplaced genomic scaffold, CSIRO_AGI_Rlap_v1 contig246, whole genome shotgun sequence genome contains:
- the LOC139882228 gene encoding zinc finger BED domain-containing protein DAYSLEEPER-like — its product is MQEKFDKYWEEYSEILSLGSILDPRMKLELVQVCFEEIDPINANVKVERVMENLKMLFAEYMKDAAEINILPQSQDHHRTIFRTASYGSGENSNSRSVSNDMKCLSSRIDSQSEKSQLDKYLEEPRLNYQDYENLDVLAYWKDRATRFPELTRMACDVLSIPITTVASESTFSIGGRVLNKYRNSLLPTNVQALICTRNWLHGYEPTVDEIDVMKVFEPAASSVEG